CCTGTTCGCCGCCGACTCCACCGCCGTCGTAGCCCAGCTCAGCGCGCTGACCGCCACCGGTCGCCTGCACCCGCAGGCCCTGACCGCCGCCAGCCTCGTCAATCTGGCCGCCGCGATGACCGGCAGCAAGAGCGGGGGGATGCGCTGGCTCACCGACCACCCGGGACTAACCACGAGCACCCCCATGCGGGACCGCGAGATGCGCCGGCAGACGCTGCAGATCGCTGACGGACAGGCCCTGCACCAGATCCCAGGCGGCGACGCGATCGCCGCCGCCTGGTCGGCGCGGTCTTGGGCCGCCGCCCGGTATGCCGCCTGCCTCACCCCCGAGACCACCCGCCTGACGCCGGGCTCGGTCCTCACCTCGCTGCTGCACATGCACCACATCCGCGCGCTCGGCATCGACGCCGAGAGTGAGGCGATGACGCACAAGCTCGCCCGCGCCGTCGCCCTGGCCAAGGCCGCCCGCCACAGGGTCGAGGATGGGGACGGCGAATGAGTGTGCTGAACCCGGTGCAGCGGGCCGCCGCAGCGGCCATGGCCGACCACCTCGCCGCCGCCCTGACCACGCCCCCGCTCATGGACTACGGCGACGACTACAGCCCGAACAGCCCCCGCTGGCGCGACCAGTCGCTGTCCAAGGGCGCCGCGGGCGTCGCCATCCTGCATGGCCTGCGCGCCCACCACGGTCTGGCAGACGAGAAGCCGGTGCACGCGTGGCTGGCCCGCGCCACCCGCGACGACCTCACCGCCGGGCCGGGAGCCGGGCTGTGGTTCGGCGCCCCGGCCCTCGCCTTCGCCCTCCACCTGGCCGCCCCCGGCGCATATCCGAGCGCCATGGCCAGCCTCGACGCCGGTGTCACCCAGCTCGTCCACACCCGGCTCGCCACCGCCCACGCCCGCATCGACGCCGGTCGGCGCCCCTCGCAGTACGAGTTCGACCTCACCCGCGGCCTCGCCGGGCTCGGTGCCCATCTCCTGACCCGCGACCCCGCAGGCGAACTCGTGCGCCAGGTCCTCGCCTACCTGGTGCGGCTGACCGAGCCGGTGGACGCCGCCGACGAGGCGGGGGCGAGCGCGCCGGGCTGGTGGACCCACGACAGCTCCGCCCACGAGCGCGATCCCGCCTTCGCCGCCGGAGAAGCGAACTTCGGGATGGCACACGGCTGTTCGGGACCCCTCGCACTCCTAGCCCTGGCGATGCGGCAGGGAGTAGTCGTCGAGGGGCACGCCACCGCGATCGACCGCATCTGCCGGTGGTTGGACGACTGGCGGCAACAGGACCCGGCAGGACCCTGGTGGCCCGAGCGGATCACCGTGGACGAACTCCACGCCGGTCGGCCGACCCAGGGCGGTCCCCTGAGGCCGTCCTGGTGCTACGGCACTCCCGGCCTGGCCCGCGCCCAGCAGCTGGCCGCCCTCGCCCTCGGCGACCGGGTACGCCAACGGGCGGCTGAGGACGCCCTTGCCCGGTGCCTGGCCGACCCCGTCCAGCTCGCCCGCATCAGCGACCCGGCCCTCTGCCACGGCCTCGCCGGACTGCTCGCGACCGCGTGGCACGCCGCCGCCGACGCGCTCACCCCCGCGATCATCGCCCACCTGCCGCACCTGCTCGACACGCTCCTCGCGCACGCCCGCGACACCCCGCCCGAACCTCTGCCCGGCCTGGTCGAAGGCCGTGCCGGCATCGCCCTGACCCTGCACACCCTCGCGACCGGAGTGACCGGCGGCTGGCCCGCCTGCCTCCTGATCAACTGAGCGACACCACAAGCCGATTGGACTTCTGAAATGAGCGAGCCGGACACCCGCTGGTGGCAGGTCAACCTGTGGTGCGACACCTGGCAGGCCGCCGAACAGACGGCCGCCCGCCACCTGGGCCCGCTGCTGACCGAGGCCGAAGAGGCCGGGGACATCACCGCCTGGTGGTTCATCCGAAAGCGCGAATCATGGCGGCTGCGCGTCCTGCCCGCCGACGACCGCGACACGGCCGCCTTCCTCGCCCTGCTGACAAGGACACTCACCGACCGCGCCGCGATCCGCCGGGCCGACGGTGTCATCTACGAGCCCGAGACCCGCCGCTTCGGCGGACCGGAAGCGATGCGAGTCGCCCACGGCCTCTTCCACGTCGACAGCCGCCACATCCTCGCCCACCTCGCCCGTGCGCACGAGAAAGAGAAAGACGATCACCGCCGCGAACTCGGCGTACGGCTGGCGACCCGCATGATGACCGCCGCCGGACAGGACTTCTACGAGCAGGGCGACATCTGGGCCCAGCTCGCCGAGCACCGCAGCAACGAGGACGAGAGCGAACCCTCCCCGGGAACGCTCGCCGCGGTGCAGACGCTCATCACCGCCGAAAGCTACAACCAGGACAGCCCCCTCACCCTGGAACCGCACTGGCCGACCGCCTTCGAGGACGCCGGACACACCCTCGCCGACCTCGCCCACCACGGAGGTCTCACCCGCGGACTGCGAGCCGTCCTCACCGACCACCTGCTGTTCGCCTTCAACCGGCTCGGCATCTCCGCACAGCACCAGAACGTCCTGGCGACCGCCGCCAGCCGCGTGATCTTCCACCGCGAACCGATACCCGACTCCGCCCCGACAAGCACCCGAGCCGCCCCCGTGAACCCCACTACAGTCAGGCCAGTGACCATGCACCCCACCGACGCCCCGGCCCCCGACGTGCACGAGCTCCGCGAGGCCCTCATCGCCAAGATCGACAGCCTCGGCAGCTTCCACACCCCCCAGGTCAAGGCCGCCTTCCGGGCCGTGCCCCGGCACCTCTTTCTGCCCGGCGTGGACCTGACGACCGTATACGCGCCCAAGCCTGTGGTGACCAAACGAGCCGAGGACGACACCGCCATCTCCTCGGCCTCCAGCCCCAGCCTCGTGGCCACCATGCTCGAACAGCTCGACGTCCAGCCGGGCCACCGCGTCCTGGAGATCGGCGCGGCCACCGGCATCAACGCCGCCCTCCTGTCGGAGCTGGCCGGCCCGACCGGCTCGGTCGTGACCATCGAACTCGACGAAGACCTCGCCGACGGCGCCCGCCGCGGCCTCGCCGCCGCCGGATACGACCGGGTCGAGGTCATCTGCGGCGACGGCGCGCTCGGCGACCCCAGCGGCAAGACGTTCGACAGGATCATCGTCACCGCGGGCGCCTGGGACATCTCCACCGCCTGGTGGCAGCAACTCGCCGTCGGCGGACGCATCGTCGTGCCGCTTCGCCTTCACGGCAGCGGCCTGACCCGCTCGCTCGCCTTCGACCGCACCGTCGAGAACCGCATGGTCAGCACCAACGCCGAAGTCTGCGGATTCGTGCCCATGCGTGGTGCCTCCGAGATGGGCGAACGCCACGTCCGCCTCGCCGACGAGGCCATCCTCAAGCTCGACACCAACGACCTTCCCGACGAGGATGCCCTCGCCCAGACCCTCACTCACCCCGCCCACACGCAATGGACCGGCATCGAGGTCCGGCACGATGAGCCCGGCGCTCACCTCGACCTCTGGCTCGCCACGATCAAGAGCGGCTTGAGCTTCGGCAAGCTCGCGGTCTCCGCTTCTGCCCGCGAACTGGGCCTGGCCGATCCCGCCCTGCGCTGGTCCGGGGCCACCGTGTACGAGGGCGGAACGATCGCCTACCTCGCCGTCCGTCCGATCGACGACGACACCGACGAGCTGGGCATCGTCACCCACGGTCCGGACAGCAGCAAGGTCACCGAACAGGCGGACGACCTCCTCAGCCACTGGGCCCAGGACCGACCCGCGCAGCCCGTCGGCACCGCCTACCCCGCCTCCACCCCCGACGGGCAGCTCCAACCCGGCGCCCGCATCACCCGCCCCGACACTCACCTCACCATCAGCTGGTGATCAAGCAGGCAGGCGGGCACGGGCAACTCGTCGCCGCCCGCCCGCCGGGCCTGCACTGAATGGCGAAAGCCCCGGTGGACCGCTGACCTCGGTCATGTCGCCGGGGCCAAGCCATGCCCGGCCCGGGAACCAGCTCTCGCGTACACCCTTGCGAACGCGTCGGCGGAACCGCCGACAGAAGCGTTACGCACGGTCCCGATAGGCGGTGATCGCCACCCCGTTGCTGTCGGCCCACTCGTACAAGGGTTGACCGGGGAAGAAGGGCGTGCGCTGGTCCCTCACGAGGGCTCCGGTCCGTGGTGTAGCGCGACTCGGCCTCACCGAAGTGATGGTGGATGCGCGACAGAAGACGGTGGACCGTCTGGACGGTCAGCGGGCCGACCTTCACGAGATCCTCGATGGCGGCGCTGGTATCCGCGACAGCGTGGGCGGCACCCCGCTCGGCATCGAGACCGACGAAAGCT
Above is a genomic segment from Streptomyces sp. NBC_01454 containing:
- a CDS encoding lanthionine synthetase C family protein — translated: MSVLNPVQRAAAAAMADHLAAALTTPPLMDYGDDYSPNSPRWRDQSLSKGAAGVAILHGLRAHHGLADEKPVHAWLARATRDDLTAGPGAGLWFGAPALAFALHLAAPGAYPSAMASLDAGVTQLVHTRLATAHARIDAGRRPSQYEFDLTRGLAGLGAHLLTRDPAGELVRQVLAYLVRLTEPVDAADEAGASAPGWWTHDSSAHERDPAFAAGEANFGMAHGCSGPLALLALAMRQGVVVEGHATAIDRICRWLDDWRQQDPAGPWWPERITVDELHAGRPTQGGPLRPSWCYGTPGLARAQQLAALALGDRVRQRAAEDALARCLADPVQLARISDPALCHGLAGLLATAWHAAADALTPAIIAHLPHLLDTLLAHARDTPPEPLPGLVEGRAGIALTLHTLATGVTGGWPACLLIN
- the fxlM gene encoding methyltransferase, FxLD system, with product MSEPDTRWWQVNLWCDTWQAAEQTAARHLGPLLTEAEEAGDITAWWFIRKRESWRLRVLPADDRDTAAFLALLTRTLTDRAAIRRADGVIYEPETRRFGGPEAMRVAHGLFHVDSRHILAHLARAHEKEKDDHRRELGVRLATRMMTAAGQDFYEQGDIWAQLAEHRSNEDESEPSPGTLAAVQTLITAESYNQDSPLTLEPHWPTAFEDAGHTLADLAHHGGLTRGLRAVLTDHLLFAFNRLGISAQHQNVLATAASRVIFHREPIPDSAPTSTRAAPVNPTTVRPVTMHPTDAPAPDVHELREALIAKIDSLGSFHTPQVKAAFRAVPRHLFLPGVDLTTVYAPKPVVTKRAEDDTAISSASSPSLVATMLEQLDVQPGHRVLEIGAATGINAALLSELAGPTGSVVTIELDEDLADGARRGLAAAGYDRVEVICGDGALGDPSGKTFDRIIVTAGAWDISTAWWQQLAVGGRIVVPLRLHGSGLTRSLAFDRTVENRMVSTNAEVCGFVPMRGASEMGERHVRLADEAILKLDTNDLPDEDALAQTLTHPAHTQWTGIEVRHDEPGAHLDLWLATIKSGLSFGKLAVSASARELGLADPALRWSGATVYEGGTIAYLAVRPIDDDTDELGIVTHGPDSSKVTEQADDLLSHWAQDRPAQPVGTAYPASTPDGQLQPGARITRPDTHLTISW